From the Lolium rigidum isolate FL_2022 chromosome 2, APGP_CSIRO_Lrig_0.1, whole genome shotgun sequence genome, one window contains:
- the LOC124691117 gene encoding uncharacterized protein LOC124691117, giving the protein MEAEGKAPSLLELCVRKAIDNLRRIESVDGVDTPLLFPVVRTILPHCDLEQLTRIESRTAKDLTPVTDVLWQGFYRRQFGEEHTSRVVDRMQRAGARYRWKDLFKAKTVQQKEVEDKMVEALTNKCRARNAERESRAIKRFTKVQPSSSCKRSYFGRGSGMSSGSGYKNPLLKKARMEVDIRARMEAPFCRRSTQPTTSHGQPMRTTSIVRRPNSTTTIVKPTALNRPNQNNRFRL; this is encoded by the exons ATGGAGGCAGAAGGTAAAGCTCCGAGTCTGCTGGAGCTGTGCGTCCGAAAGGCCATCGACAACCTTCGGCGCATCGAGAGCGTGGACGGCGTGGACACACCGCTGCT TTTTCCCGTAGTGCGCACGATTCTGCCCCACTGCGACCTGGAGCAGCTGACCCGCATCGAGAGCCGCACGGCGAAGGACCTGACCCCGGTCACCGACGTCCTCTGGCAGGGGTTCTACCGGCGGCAGTTCGGCGAGGAGCACACGAGCCGCGTTGTGGACAGGATGCAGCGGGCCGGGGCGCGGTACAGGTGGAAGGATCTCTTCAAGGCGAAGACGGTGCAGCAGAAGGAGGTGGAAGACAAGATGGTGGAGGCACTGACGAACAAGTGCCGGGCGCGGAACGCCGAGAGGGAGAGCAGGGCCATCAAGCGCTTCACGAAGGTGCAGCCAAGCAGCAGCTGCAAGCGAAGCTATTTCGGAAGAGGAAGCGGCATGTCCTCCGGTTCAGGCTACAAGAACCCGCTGTTGAAGAAGGCGAGGATGGAGGTTGACATTCGGGCGAGAATGGAAGCTCCTTTTTGCAGGAGGTCAACTCAGCCAACGACGAGTCATGGACAGCCGATGAGGACGACGTCGATCGTCCGTAGACCCAATTCGACCACCACCATTGTCAAACCAACTGCTTTGAATAGGCCGAACCAAAACAACAGGTTTAGGTTATAG
- the LOC124691118 gene encoding uncharacterized protein LOC124691118, protein MMRSKQASRSLPDKYLRGKQKRKPQRETPLLRRILPHCDLEQLTRIESRTATDLTPVTDVLWQGFYRRQFGEEHTSRVVDRMQRAGALYRWKDLFRAKTVQQKEVEDKMVEALTNKCRARNAERQSRAIKRFTKVQPSSCKRSYFGGGPSGMSSGSGYKNPMLKKARMEVDIRARMEAPFSRRSTQPTTSHRQPMRTTSIVRRPNSTTTIVKPTALNRPNQNNRFRF, encoded by the exons ATGATGCGCTCGAAACAGGCCTCTCGGTCACTGCCAG ATAAATACCTCCGGGGAAAACAGAAGAGAAAGCCACAGAGGGAAACGCCTCTGCTGCGCAGGATCCTGCCCCACTGCGACCTGGAGCAGCTGACCCGCATCGAGAGCCGCACGGCGACGGACCTGACCCCGGTCACCGACGTCCTCTGGCAGGGGTTCTATCGGCGGCAGTTCGGCGAGGAGCACACGAGCCGCGTCGTGGACAGGATGCAGCGGGCCGGGGCGCTGTACCGGTGGAAGGATCTCTTCAGGGCGAAGACGGTGCAGCAGAAGGAGGTAGAAGACAAGATGGTGGAGGCGCTGACGAACAAGTGCCGGGCGCGGAACGCCGAGAGGCAGAGCAGGGCCATCAAGCGATTCACGAAGGTGCAGCCAAGCAGTTGCAAACGAAGCTATTTCGGAGGAGGACCGAGCGGCATGTCCTCCGGTTCCGGCTACAAGAACCCGATGTTGAAGAAGGCGAGGATGGAGGTTGACATTCGGGCGAGAATGGAAGCTCCTTTTAGCAGGAGGTCAACTCAGCCAACGACGAGTCATAGACAGCCGATGAGGACGACGTCGATCGTCCGTAGACCCAATTCGACCACCACCATTGTCAAACCAACTGCTTTGAATAGGCCGAACCAAAACAACAGGTTTAGGTTCTAG